The genome window CATGCTCATGATCTCCCAAAAAAAGTTCGTGCTCTTGGGTTACGTTTTGCTTTATCTGCGAAGTTTAAGGCAAGTAATTTGATTGTTGTGGATAAATTGGATATTTCAAGTCCTAAAACGAAAGTGCTAGCTGAAAGTTTTGCTAAACTGGATTTTGATAATGCTCTTCTCGTTGGTTCTAAGGAAATTAATGTAAATTTTTTGCGTGCGGCATCTAATATTCCTAATGTTGATGTTTTGCCTGTTCAAGGAGTCAATGTTTACGATATTTTGCGTCGTAACAAGCTTGTATTATCAAAAGAGGCCGTGGAAGTTCTTGAGGAGCGTTTCAAATGATGGATCTTCGTCATTATGATGTGATTGTTAGTCCTGTTATTAGCGAGAAGTCGACGGTGATTTCTGAATACAATCAAGTCGTTTTTAATGTTGCATTAAAGGCAACTAAGCCAGAGATTAAGGCAGCTGTTGAGGCGCTTTTTGGTGTTAAAGTTAAAGCTGTTAATACGGCCTTACGTAAGGGAAAAGTGAAACGCTTTAAGGGTGTTGTTGGTCGACAAAGTAATATAAAGAAGGCGATCGTTACTTTAACTAAAGGTCATTCAATTGACCTTTCTACAGGTCTTTAAGGGAACTCGGAGATATGGCACTTAAGAACTTTAATCCAATAACGCCTGGACAACGACAGCTCGTGATTGTAGATCGTTCTGGTCTTCATAAAGGGGGACCTGTTAAGGCTTTAACCGTAGGGATTTCATCGAAAGGTGGTCGTAATAATTACGGTAGGATTACAGCCCGTTTTCAAGGTGGGGGGCATAAACGTAGTTACCGGCTAATTGATTTTAAGCGTTTTAGGCATGACATGTCCGCGAGGGTTGAGCGGTTGGAGTATGATCCTAATCGTACTGCGTTTATCGCTTTAATTCGCTATGAAGATGGGCAGTTGAGCTATATTCTTGCACCGCAGCGTCTTGATGTTGGGGATTCAGTAATTGCAGGTCTAAATGTTGATGTGAAACCTGGTAATGCTATGCCTCTTGGTAATATGCCTGTGGGTACTATTATT of Bartonella ancashensis contains these proteins:
- the rplD gene encoding 50S ribosomal protein L4 → MDVIVRTLDGKEAGKLSISEHIFDLVPREDILQRVVRWQFARRQQGTHKVQGRSDVSRTGAKMFKQKGTGRARRSSASAPQFRGGGKAHGPVLRSHAHDLPKKVRALGLRFALSAKFKASNLIVVDKLDISSPKTKVLAESFAKLDFDNALLVGSKEINVNFLRAASNIPNVDVLPVQGVNVYDILRRNKLVLSKEAVEVLEERFK
- a CDS encoding 50S ribosomal protein L23; the encoded protein is MMDLRHYDVIVSPVISEKSTVISEYNQVVFNVALKATKPEIKAAVEALFGVKVKAVNTALRKGKVKRFKGVVGRQSNIKKAIVTLTKGHSIDLSTGL
- the rplB gene encoding 50S ribosomal protein L2; amino-acid sequence: MALKNFNPITPGQRQLVIVDRSGLHKGGPVKALTVGISSKGGRNNYGRITARFQGGGHKRSYRLIDFKRFRHDMSARVERLEYDPNRTAFIALIRYEDGQLSYILAPQRLDVGDSVIAGLNVDVKPGNAMPLGNMPVGTIIHNVEMKPGKGGQIARSAGAYAQLVGRDQGMAILRLNSGEQRLVSSSCFATVGAVSNPDHGNINDGKAGRSRWRGKRPHVRGVAMNPIDHPHGGGEGRTSGGRHPVSPWGKPTKGKRTRSNKATDKFIMRSRHQRKK